From the Lepisosteus oculatus isolate fLepOcu1 chromosome 1, fLepOcu1.hap2, whole genome shotgun sequence genome, one window contains:
- the LOC107077201 gene encoding uncharacterized protein gives MRAVSGFENVLVEDSLFQSELQQNYHKIVLWIRCGFGPTSKARVNMSAPMFPLKPRFLAVGLAVGACAFVTVWYYVHFQRRRASRPTGKKKNKSAPLQPDSQCSPVEVDAKSNGRTTILSDANRRRSASSPPAFGFYQPLRFSRESDSARSTIKTNPWASSDELQQLLYTKADSTAQVRPQGEAESPEATLQGQMIENNPADLAKHESTLPTVSYPAPAFSFTQFQAENVLSLTLTTLDVSLSHPSSTPGSLISEETSACNTAHTSGGDQELKLCASSILTLVKDSPIQNEEHPETLDVPLHYPRSTPDSFISEETSSCNAALTSGGDQELKLCVSSILALVKDGPIHNEERSGEDLGSLAHLPQTGTVMADTGPERPGAPQHEKSWGQTQLARLRILRQWIREAKEYLISSH, from the coding sequence ATGAGGGCTGTCTCCGGTTTTGAAAATGTCCTGGTGGAAGACTCCCTTTTCCAATCTGAACTCCAGCAAAATTATCACAAGATTGTGCTATGGATACGTTGTGGCTTTGGCCCAACGTCTAAGGCACGGGTCAACATGTCAGCTCCCATGTTTCCTCTGAAACCTCGTTTCTTGGCAGTGGGACTGGCTGTAGGAGCCTGTGCCTTTGTGACGGTCTGGTACTACGTTCACTTCCAGCGCAGAAGGGCTTCACGTCCGACTGGGAAGAAGAAGAATAAGAGCGCTCCTCTGCAACCAGACTCCCAGTGCTCCCCCGTGGAAGTGGATGCAAAGTCAAATGGGAGGACCACCATCCTATCAGATGCAAACAGAAGGAGATCTGCCTCTTCACCACCTGCTTTTGGCTTTTACCAGCCCTTAAGGTTCTCTCGGGAATCGGATTCTGCTCGGTCTACCATCAAGACAAACCCCTGGGCTTCCTCCGACGAGCTACAGCAGCTCTTGTACACAAAGGCAGACAGCACTGCACAAGTCCGACCGCAGGGTGAAGCTGAGAGCCCTGAAGCCACTTTGCAGGGGCAGATGATTGAGAATAATCCAGCAGACCTAGCAAAGCATGAGAGTACATTACCCACTGTGAGTTATCCAGCtccagcattttcttttacccAGTTTCAGGCAGAAAATGTGCTGTCCCTCACCCTGACAACTCTGGATGTGTCCCTCAGTCATCCTAGTTCCACTCCGGGCAGTTTAATCTCTGAGGAGACCTCTGCTTGCAACACAGCCCACACCTCAGGTGGAGACCAGGAGCTGAAGCTCTGTGCAAGTTCCATACTTACTTTAGTGAAGGACAGTCCCATCCAGAATGAGGAGCACCCAGAAACTCTGGATGTGCCCCTCCATTATCCTCGTTCCACTCCGGACAGTTTCATCTCTGAGGAGACCTCTTCTTGCAATGCAGCCCTCACCTCAGGTGGAGACCAGGAGCTGAAGCTCTGTGTGAGTTCCATACTTGCTTTAGTGAAGGATGGTCCCATCCACAACGAGGAGCGTTCAGGGGAAGATTTGGGGTCCTTAGCACACCTCCCCCAAACGGGGACTGTTATGGCTGACACAGGACCAGAGCGGCCAGGGGCACCACAGCATGAAAAATCATGGGGACAGACCCAATTAGCCAGGCTGAGAATTCTCCGTCAGTGGATCCGAGAGGCAAAAGAGTACTTGATAAGTAGCCACTGA